In one Thermococcus sp. 2319x1 genomic region, the following are encoded:
- a CDS encoding TIGR00297 family protein, whose product MNIATVAVIALLGALAYKLKALDAKGTIAAALIGVMTIVFGGIFPFLALLTFVLLGVFATKYRLAEKVKKGIAQEGNGIRSWQNVLGNGLAAVIFLLIEYYTKQDLFWAATFSAIATANADTLASELGKIFGKAPKMITNLKPANVGENGAISWQGELIALIGAFIIGLFAVFLTPQKMEMLFAVTLGGFIGCNIDSLLGATLENKGVINNHHTNFLATIIGGIIGGVIFLSLL is encoded by the coding sequence ATGAACATTGCCACGGTTGCAGTAATTGCATTATTGGGAGCTTTAGCGTATAAACTAAAGGCCCTCGATGCCAAAGGCACTATAGCAGCTGCACTTATTGGGGTAATGACCATCGTATTTGGGGGGATTTTTCCGTTTTTGGCGTTACTTACCTTTGTCCTTCTTGGAGTTTTTGCGACCAAGTACCGTCTTGCAGAAAAAGTCAAAAAAGGAATCGCTCAAGAAGGAAATGGGATAAGAAGCTGGCAGAACGTTCTTGGAAATGGTCTTGCCGCTGTAATATTTTTGCTAATTGAGTACTACACCAAGCAAGACCTCTTCTGGGCAGCTACGTTTTCCGCAATAGCAACTGCAAATGCTGACACTCTTGCCAGTGAACTGGGGAAAATATTCGGTAAAGCCCCAAAAATGATAACAAATCTAAAGCCAGCAAATGTGGGAGAAAACGGGGCTATCTCATGGCAGGGTGAGCTCATAGCCCTAATTGGAGCATTCATCATAGGCCTCTTTGCGGTGTTTTTAACCCCTCAAAAAATGGAAATGCTCTTTGCGGTAACCCTTGGTGGGTTTATAGGGTGCAACATTGATAGCTTACTCGGTGCGACACTTGAGAATAAGGGGGTTATAAACAACCATCACAC
- a CDS encoding Lrp/AsnC family transcriptional regulator, with translation MRKKIDKFDLQIIKLLSKNARLNYRQLAEYLNTTRQRVSRRLERLEREGIIKKYTIIPDFDKLGYIYVILGITLTPGTSLEEQIEVLKNDEDIKVIERAIGAHNLVVHLLVPKDMKEVEKKITEITGRLKNVERVDVTFITEVVKFELV, from the coding sequence ATGAGGAAAAAAATTGACAAATTTGATTTGCAGATAATAAAATTGCTTTCAAAAAATGCAAGACTAAACTACAGGCAACTTGCGGAATACCTAAATACAACTCGTCAAAGAGTTTCAAGACGCTTGGAGCGGTTGGAGCGGGAGGGAATAATAAAGAAATACACAATTATCCCGGATTTTGACAAGCTTGGATACATATACGTAATACTTGGAATAACACTAACTCCCGGAACTTCACTGGAAGAACAGATAGAAGTTCTTAAAAACGATGAAGATATTAAGGTAATAGAGAGGGCCATTGGAGCTCATAATCTCGTAGTTCACCTCTTGGTACCAAAAGACATGAAGGAAGTTGAGAAAAAAATAACGGAAATAACCGGAAGACTCAAGAACGTGGAAAGGGTTGACGTAACATTCATAACAGAAGTTGTCAAATTTGAGCTCGTCTGA
- a CDS encoding MazG nucleotide pyrophosphohydrolase domain-containing protein, producing MERIQREVDRVIKSFGGYWEPFEMLGAVVEELGELSREMLKFEGIKEKGEKKKIKEEIGDVLFALLCIANYYGINAEEALLESISKYSTRDRDRWGDKG from the coding sequence ATGGAGCGAATTCAAAGGGAAGTCGATAGAGTGATAAAGAGTTTTGGCGGATACTGGGAGCCCTTTGAAATGCTTGGTGCGGTTGTTGAAGAGCTCGGAGAGTTATCGAGAGAAATGTTAAAATTTGAGGGTATTAAAGAAAAGGGAGAAAAGAAGAAAATTAAGGAAGAAATCGGCGATGTACTGTTCGCTCTTTTATGCATCGCGAACTATTATGGAATAAATGCGGAAGAGGCACTTCTTGAGAGCATCTCCAAGTACTCAACGAGGGATAGGGATAGATGGGGTGATAAAGGCTGA
- a CDS encoding helix-turn-helix transcriptional regulator yields the protein MKVRELLEGLNEKQRRTVQKCLASCEILDLEEEVETELSNDLIEFLKVLSNPIRAGILKMLKNKWMCVCLIAKALNQDQTLISHHLRTLKGMNLLHERREGKLRFYRTNLEELKKYVNVMEKELL from the coding sequence ATGAAGGTTAGGGAACTTCTTGAGGGCTTAAACGAAAAGCAGAGAAGAACCGTGCAAAAATGCTTAGCTTCGTGTGAGATACTGGATTTGGAGGAAGAAGTCGAAACTGAGCTTTCCAATGATTTAATAGAGTTCTTGAAAGTTCTATCAAACCCAATAAGAGCGGGGATACTAAAAATGCTCAAAAACAAATGGATGTGCGTTTGCTTGATAGCAAAGGCATTGAACCAGGATCAGACCCTCATAAGTCATCACCTCAGGACCCTTAAAGGAATGAATCTCCTACACGAGAGAAGGGAAGGAAAGCTCAGATTCTACAGGACAAACCTTGAGGAGCTTAAGAAATATGTTAACGTGATGGAAAAGGAGCTTCTTTAA
- a CDS encoding Mov34/MPN/PAD-1 family protein — MKVKIRKELLEYLLQLARDFYPNEFGGFLREKDGIFEEVLIIPKGYFGKSSVYFDTWLLPHDENIKGTVHSHPVPSSRPSQADVSFFSKFGGVHIIIAYPFKEESVKAYNSEGKEIEIVIIE, encoded by the coding sequence ATGAAGGTAAAGATTAGGAAAGAACTTTTGGAGTATCTCCTACAACTAGCGAGGGATTTTTATCCCAACGAATTTGGGGGATTTCTAAGAGAAAAGGATGGAATCTTTGAGGAAGTCCTCATAATTCCAAAGGGCTATTTCGGGAAAAGTTCCGTTTATTTCGACACATGGCTATTGCCCCACGATGAAAACATAAAGGGAACAGTTCACTCGCATCCAGTTCCTTCTTCAAGGCCTTCTCAAGCAGACGTGAGCTTTTTCTCCAAATTCGGAGGAGTTCATATAATAATCGCATATCCCTTCAAGGAAGAGAGCGTAAAAGCCTACAACAGCGAAGGGAAAGAAATCGAAATAGTGATAATCGAGTGA